A single region of the Pieris rapae chromosome 21, ilPieRapa1.1, whole genome shotgun sequence genome encodes:
- the LOC123690103 gene encoding basic juvenile hormone-suppressible protein 2-like: MKFLLCVLGLIALASARPELDDTTIVNWDVKQKQMFILKLLNNILQPCMYKDIEEIGKTFRIEDNVQLYGKQDVVKTFISRTKEGFLPRGEVFTLHVDRQLKEVVTLFHMLYYAKDFATFIKTACWMRLYVNEGMFVYAMTIAVRHRDDCKGIILPPPYEIYPYYFVRGDVIQKAYWLKMKKGLLDRKLCDFYGIKKTDKDVYIIDENVFDKRVWLNDEDRLRYFTEDIDLNTYYYYFHIDYPFWMKDDVTNVKWMDRRWEMTLYVYQQILARYYLERLSNGLGEIPLLSWNKPIRKGYWPWLKLHNGLELPARWNDHIVVKDDNIKIVKLIEDYEKIINDAIIKGFVEINGKRFELTEPKHIENLGKLIYGAVYKNDLDRTRVEAYRYMLILMKAVVGLNTWESDKWFVAPSVLDSYQTALRDPVFYQLQKRLCYLFMLFKMRLPSYTHEELYFPGVKIDNIVVDKLVTYFDDYLMDITNAVTFTEDELKKTKSDMTFLVRKRRLNHREFKVTFDIMSDKAVDCVVRVFLGPKEDNFGRLLDINTNRVNFVELDTFLYKLNTGKNTIVRNSYDMHNLVRDRVLMTDFWKKIDTITDIKDLWWKDFKNWHTGFPTRLVLPKGTTGGMKFLLYVIVTPLKMVDNMDITMLDDKRKDRFMDWRSTVLLDKMPLGFPLDRTIDVAKFFTPNMRFVDVMIFHKTQVCDMKTRWDKYVLKNYDMFDRAVEDRYLTDVDINMKNDRDVNVFDL; encoded by the exons ATGAAGTTCCTACTTTGTGTTTTGGGGCTTATCGCCCTGGCTTCGGCCAGACCAGAGCTTGACGACACCACTATCG TCAACTGGGATGTTAAGCAGAAGCAGATGTTTATTCTGAAGCTGCTTAACAACATCCTACAACCATGCATGTACAAGGATATTGAGGAAATCGGCAAAACCTTCAGAATTGAGGACAACGTTCAGTTATATGGC aaacAAGATGTAGTGAAGACTTTCATATCCCGCACGAAGGAGGGTTTCTTACCTCGTGGTGAGGTATTTACTCTTCATGTTGACAGACAGTTGAAGGAGGTTGTGACCCTGTTCCACATGCTTTACTACGCTAAGGACTTCGCCACTTTCATTAAGACAGCATGCTGGATGCGTTTATACGTCAACGAGGGTATGTTTGTCTACGCCATGACTATTGCTGTCCGTCACCGTGACGACTGCAAGGGCATCATCCTTCCTCCTCCATACGAAATCTACCCCTACTACTTCGTCCGTGGTGATGTCATCCAAAAGGCTTACTGgcttaaaatgaaaaaaggtCTCCTTGACCGCAAGCTGTGTGACTTCTACGGAATCAAGAAAACCGACAAGGATGTGTACATCATCGATGAGAATGTCTTCGATAAGAGAGTGTGGTTGAACGACGAAGACAGGCTGCGTTACTTCACAGAAGATATTGATCTAAACacttactactactacttcCACATCGACTACCCATTCTGGATGAAGGATGATGTTACCAATGTTAAATGGATGGATAGGCGTTGGGAAATGACACTTTACGTCTACCAGCAGATACTGGCCCGTTACTACCTGGAACGTCTTTCTAATGGCTTAGGAGAAATTCCATTATTATCCTGGAACAAACCAATCAGGAAGGGATACTGGCCTTGGCTTAAACTGCATAACGGTCTGGAGTTGCCCGCAAGATGGAACGACCACATTGTTGTAAAGGACGAcaacattaaaattgttaagttAATCGAGGACTACGAGAAAATCATTAACGACGCCATCATTAAGGGATTTGTTGAG ATAAACGGCAAACGATTTGAATTGACCGAGCCAAAACACATTGAAAACTTAGGAAAACTCATTTACGGTGCTGTCTACAAGAATGACCTGGACCGTACTCGTGTAGAGGCTTACCGCTACATGCTCATCCTTATGAAGGCTGTCGTTGGACTTAACACTTGGGAATCTGACAA ATGGTTCGTCGCACCCTCCGTTCTGGACTCGTACCAAACAGCTCTTCGTGACCCAGTCTTCTACCAATTACAAAAACGTCTGTGCTACCTCTTCATGCTTTTCAAGATGCGCCTTCCCAGCTACACCCACGAAGAACTCTACTTCCCTGGAGTCAAGATCGACAATATTGTCGTTGACAAGTTGGTCACTTACTTCGATGACTACTTAATGGATATTACCAACGCTGTTACATTCACAGAAGATGAATTGAAGAAGACTAAATCTGATATGACCTTCCTTGTACGCAAACGTCGTCTAAATCACCGCGAATTCAAGGTGACCTTCGATATTATGTCGGACAAGGCTGTTGACTGTGTTGTAAGAGTTTTCTTAGGACCTAAGGAAGACAACTTTGGCCGTTTATTAGACATCAACACGAACCGTGTCAACTTTGTTGAGCTAGACACCTTCCTCTACAAACTTAACACAGGAAAGAACACCATTGTCAGGAACTCATACGATATGCATAACCTAGTTCGCGATCGCGTTTTGATGACTGACTTCTGGAAGAAGATCGACACCATTACAGACATTAAGGATCTGTGGTGGAAGGACTTTAAGAACTGGCACACCGGCTTCCCTACTAGGCTGGTTCTTCCCAAGGGTACCACCGGTGGCATGAAGTTCCTGCTTTACGTGATCGTCACACCTCTGAAAATGGTTGACAACATGGACATTACCATGCTTGACGACAAGCGCAAAGACCGCTTTATGGACTGGAGATCAACAGTCTTGCTTGACAAGATGCCTCTTGGCTTCCCTCTGGACCGTACAATTGATGTTGCCAAATTCTTCACCCCCAACATGAGGTTCGTTGATGTAATGATCTTCCACAAGACCCAAGTCTGCGACATGAAAACCCGTTGGGACAAATATGTGCTGAAGAACTACGATATGTTCGACAGAGCAGTTGAGGACCGTTACCTTACGGATGTCGACATAAACATGAAGAACGACAGAGATGTCAACGTGTTTGACCTATAA
- the LOC110998591 gene encoding basic juvenile hormone-suppressible protein 2 — MKAVLCVVLGLAALAAAVPSGDIKDDFKFPVDIKERQFFILKLFNNILEPVSHKDIEDIGRNFKIEENVDLYTKQDVVKTFLNYMKFGFLPRGEVFTLHVDRQLKEVVTMFHMLYYAKDFDTFMKTACWMRLYLNEGMFVYAMTVAVRHREDCKGIVLPPPYEIYPYYFVRADVIQKAYLLKMKKGLLDGKLSHFYGIKKTDKDIYIIDENVFDKRVWLNDEDRLRYFTEDVDLNTYYYYFHVDYPFWMKDDFFNNKFMSRRWEMTMYVYQQILARYYLERLSNGMGDIPVLSWYKPIKEGYWPWLMMHNGVNFPNRFNNYVTVKDNNVGFVNLVENYEKIINEAIIKGFIEMNGIRYELTKPADIEKLGKLVFGADERTDLYKGQIGAYRYMLIMMKSIIGLNTWFTDKYFVAPTVLDTYQTALRDPVFYQLQKRLSYLFILFKMRLPSYTHEDLYFPGVKIDNVIVDKMVTYFDDYLMDMTNAVILNDDEFKKSKSDMTFFVRKRRLNHQPFKFSFDIISDKTTDCIVRIFLGPKMDQWGRIIDLNVNRLNFVELDSFYYKLVSGKNVIVRNSFDMHNLVRDRMMTRDFWSKLSTVNDFKDMYTKDFKNWHTGFPTRLILPKGRIGGIDMLLYIIVTPLRLIDNVDTAMFDTYRKDDFVDFRSTVLLDKMPLGFPFDREIQTTKFFTPNMKFVDIKIFHKEQMCDMKMRWDYYTLKNYDMTTRFSSTFDDYFTSEAEINKDV, encoded by the exons ATGAAGGCGGTACTCTGTGTTGTGCTGGGGCTCGCTGCCCTGGCTGCTGCCGTCCCCAGTGGGGACATAAAGGACGATTTTAAAT TTCCGGTGGACATCAAAGAGCGCCAATTCTTTATATTGAAGCTTTTTAACAACATTTTGGAACCAGTTTCCCACAAGGACATCGAAGACATCGGCAGAAACTTTAAAATTGAAGAGAATGTCGATTTGTACACC AAACAAGATGTTGTCAAAACCTTCCTCAATTACATGAAGTTTGGCTTCCTCCCAAGAGGAGAGGTCTTCACGCTCCACGTCGATCGCCAGCTTAAAGAAGTTgtcaccatgttccacatgttGTACTATGCCAAGGATTTTGACACCTTCATGAAAACCGCCTGCTGGATGCGTCTTTACCTTAACGAAGGAATGTTTGTTTACGCCATGACAGTAGCTGTCAGACACCGGGAAGACTGCAAAGGAATTGTCCTCCCACCGCCATATGAAATCTATCCTTACTACTTCGTCAGAGCAGATGTCATCCAGAAAGCATACTTATTGAAAATGAAGAAGGGATTGCTTGATGGAAAACTTAGCCACTTCTACGGTATCAAGAAGACCGACAAAGACATTTACATTATCGACGAAAACGTATTTGACAAACGCGTCTGGTTGAATGATGAAGACAGGCTTCGATACTTCACTGAAGACGTTGATCTCAACACTTACTATTACTACTTCCACGTCGACTACCCATTCTGGATGAAAGACGATTTCTTTAACAACAAATTCATGAGCCGTAGATGGGAAATGACAATGTACGTGTACCAACAGATCCTCGCCCGTTACTATTTGGAGCGTCTTTCTAACGGAATGGGTGACATCCCCGTCCTGTCGTGGTACAAACCGATCAAAGAAGGTTACTGGCCCTGGTTAATGATGCATAATGGAGTGAATTTCCCGAACAGATTCAATAACTACGTCACCGTTAAGGATAACAATGTGGGCTTCGTTAACCTTGTCGAAAACTACGAAAAGATTATCAACGAAGCTATCATTAAAGGATTTATTGAG atgAATGGAATCAGATACGAACTCACCAAGCCTGCAGACATTGAGAAACTTGGTAAACTAGTTTTTGGCGCCGATGAAAGAACCGACCTGTACAAGGGACAGATTGGGGCCTACCGCTACATGCTCATTATGATGAAATCAATCATTGGACTTAACACTTGGTTTACCGACAA GTACTTTGTTGCGCCAACAGTATTGGATACATACCAAACAGCACTTCGTGACCCAGTCTTCTATCAACTACAGAAACGCCTAAGCTACCTATTCATTCTCTTCAAAATGCGTCTACCTTCCTACACCCATGAAGACTTGTACTTCCCTGGAGTTAAGATTGACAACGTTATTGTGGACAAGATGGTCACCTACTTCGATGACTACTTAATGGACATGACCAACGCAGTTATCCTAAACGATGACGAGTTCAAAAAGAGCAAGTCCGATATGACCTTCTTTGTACGTAAACGTCGTCTTAACCACCAGCCATTTAAATTCAGCTTCGATATCATATCTGACAAGACCACTGACTGTATCGTCAGAATCTTTTTAGGTCCTAAAATGGATCAATGGGGTCGCATCATCGACTTGAACGTCAACCGATTGAACTTTGTGGAACTCGATTCGTTCTACTACAAGCTCGTCTCTGGGAAGAACGTAATCGTCAGGAATTCGTTTGACATGCACAATTTAGTCCGCGATAGAATGATGACCAGAGACTTCTGGAGTAAATTGAGTACTGTCAATGACTTCAAAGATATGTACACCAAGGACTTTAAAAACTGGCATACTGGTTTCCCTACCAGATTGATCCTACCCAAGGGACGCATTGGCGGTATAGATATGTTACTATACATAATTGTTACACCTTTGAGGTTAATCGATAATGTTGACACAGCTATGTTCGACACATACCGTAAAGACGACTTTGTTGACTTCAGGTCAACGGTCTTATTGGACAAAATGCCTCTTGGTTTCCCATTCGACCGAGAGATTCAAACCACTAAGTTCTTTACTCCAAACATGAAGTTTGTTGACATTAAAATTTTCCACAAGGAGCAAATGTGTGACATGAAAATGCGCTGGGACTACTACACTCTTAAGAATTACGACATGACAACCAGGTTCTCTAGCACATTTGATGACTACTTCACCAGTGAAGCAGAAATTAACAAGGACGTTTAA
- the LOC110998603 gene encoding hexamerin isoform X2, giving the protein MKLLTIILLAGLCASTFGYLIKVPTTPTKPRIAPIGWVNIQKRMLPLFDNICEDSSDPTIVKLSNEFAFDAADFLETEVIEKLQSFKSSKGLLAKGEIFSETIDEHFNEFRLVYNVLYNAKDFDIFYKVACWARQNVNCGIFINAIYLAIMTRKDTEKLSIPAPYELIPNYFIRKDFIIQAASLISEKDISLSDNIREDGNTFIVDANYTDYESSEEAALSYFHEDVGLNSYFYLTTLKNLPWVDTEFQRNVRYGEYIYHFMKQLIIRYDLERYSNDLYETDGINWDDMEVTRYDPMLMYSNGNDFTSRQGISSQDVITSLKDIENNIATTVTHLRDGGFNKAAILRHVMDIMLFNDNSYINLAIKTMTNDISTKSSLSALNHCMTKLRDPIFWRIIKKMVDIVSNSLKVLPGYTKNQLYFPGVQIMNVDVKKAMTSFDPYVFDVTDALKYGDQDLNFQIKINQGRLNHKPFAIKVNVSSLVVQKGIMKLYLGPKVTLGEIRENKNLFMLLDSFEINLKRGSNLITRTSDEINNISDDFVPLRTVHKNVIDSEFGIDALPLNSVRSQIGFPSRLILPKGSSDGLPFQLFAFVAPYIKATPGGSKANIQLNYDAIFSPGYPFDLDIDIQELFNLPNTLLKDITITHKTESKPGTYGSGYNREKKWDMVDDNIMDYDIPSDPLALGVRPEFTKKKDTFDYKSRKGQYGKKDKYTIDKSDPITKVPEDTVEFTKDIEFNKVYTKNEKNSDNVPYKVISKKDENMAIDKIITKDFKTEDKEETSIDTTELDKTIYEIVNDLKVEPIYLLASPRRRYPTLFNIILKPPYKETESDERVYE; this is encoded by the exons ATGAAGttgttaacaataatattgttgGCAGGCCTCTGTGCCAGCACCTTCGGATATCTAATAAAGGTGCCAACAACACCTACAAAACCACGAATTg CGCCTATAGGATGGGTTAACATCCAAAAACGAATGCTTCCATTATTTGATAACATCTGTGAAGACAGCTCAGATCCAACTATTGTTAAACTGAGCAACGAGTTTGCATTTGACGCTGCTGActttttg GAAACGGAGGTCATAGAAAAACTGCAGAGTTTTAAATCTAGCAAAGGTCTATTAGCTAAGGGAGAAATTTTTAGTGAGACAATTGATGAACATTTCAACGAATTCCGCCTAGTTTATAATGTTCTATATAACGCTAaagattttgatatattctaCAAAGTAGCATGTTGGGCTCGCCAAAATGTTAACTgtggaatatttattaacgcCATATACCTCGCAATTATGACCCGAAAAGATACAGAAAAACTTTCCATTCCCGCTCCATACGAATTGATTCCTAATTATTTCATAcgcaaagattttattatacaagcTGCGTCTCTTATTTCTGAAAAGGACATTTCATTAAGCGATAACATACGGGAAGATGGGAACACTTTTATTGTTGATGCAAATTATACGGATTATGAGAGTAGCGAGGAGGCAGCATTATCATACTTCCATGAAGACGTCGGTTTAAACTCTTACTTTTATCTAACAACATTAAAGAATTTGCCGTGGGTAGACACGGAATTCCAACGGAACGTACGATATGGCGAATACATATATCACTTCATGAAGCAACTTATTATAAGATATGATTTAGAAAGATATTCTAATGACTTATATGAAACTGATGGTATAAATTGGGATGATATGGAAGTCACCCGTTATGATCCTATGCTTATGTACTCAAACGGCAACGATTTTACCTCTAGACAGGGAATTAGTAGTCAAGATGTAATAACATCATTGAAAGATATAGAGAACAACATTGCTACTACTGTGACGCACttg AGAGACGGTGGTTTTAACAAAGCGGCAATTTTAAGACACGTAATGGATATAATGCTTTTTAATGAcaatagttatattaatttagctATTAAAACGATGACGAACGATATTTCAACTAAAAG ttccCTATCGGCTCTCAATCACTGCATGACTAAGTTACGTGATCCAATATTCTGGAGAATCATTAAGAAAATGGTTGATATTGTCAGCAATTCTTTGAAAGTACTACCGGGGTACACAAAGAATCAACTATATTTCCCTGGGGTACAAATTATGAATGTTGATGTTAAAAAAGCAATGACATCATTTGATCCATATGTGTTTGATGTAACGGACGCATTGAAATATGGCGATCAGGATCTAAActtccaaataaaaataaatcaaggaAGACTTAATCACAAGCCATTTGCAATAAAAGTTAATGTATCATCCTTGGTGGTTCAAAAAGGGATAATGAAGCTGTACTTAGGGCCAAAAGTAACACTGGGTGAAATTCgagaaaacaaaaatctatttatgttattagatagctttgaaataaatcttaaaagaggtagtaatttaattaccaGAACTTCTGACGAAATCAATAACATATCTGATGATTTTGTGCCTCTACGTACAGtgcataaaaatgtaatagatTCAGAATTTGGAATTGATGCATTGCCTCTGAATTCAGTCAGATCACAAATTGGATTCCCGTCGCGACTAATATTACCTAAAGGAAGCAGTGATGGTTTACCTTTTCAATTGTTTGCTTTTGTGGCTCCGTATATTAAAGCAACTCCAGGTGGATCCAAAGCgaatattcaattaaactaCGATGCTATATTTTCACCGGGATATCCATTTGATTTAGATATAGACATCCaagaattgtttaatttacccaatactttattaaaagatataaCAATTACTCACAAGACTGAAAGTAAGCCTGGTACTTATGGCAGTGGATATAACCGTGAAAAGAAATGGGATATGGTTGATGACAATATAATGGATTATGATATCCCAAGTGATCCTTTAGCTTTAGGAGTGCGTCCAGagtttactaaaaaaaaagatacttTTGATTACAAATCACGTAAAGGTCAGTACGGTAAAAAAGATAAGTACACAATCGATAAAAGTGATCCAATTACCAAGGTTCCCGAGGATACCGTTGAATTCACAAAAGACATAGAATTCAATAAAGTGTACaccaaaaatgaaaaaaacagTGACAATGTCCCATACAAGGTGATATCTAAAAAAGATGAAAATATGgcaattgataaaataataacaaaggaTTTTAAGACTGAAGACAAGGAAGAAACTTCAATAGATACTACTGAATTGGATAAAACAATATACGAAATTGTAAATGACTTAAAGGTGGaaccaatttatttattagcgtCACCCAGAAGGCGTTACCCCacactatttaatattatcttaaaaccaCCTTATAAAGAAACTGAATCTGACGAAAGAGTTTACGAATaa
- the LOC110998603 gene encoding hexamerin isoform X1: MKLLTIILLAGLCASTFGYLIKVPTTPTKPRIAPIGWVNIQKRMLPLFDNICEDSSDPTIVKLSNEFAFDAADFLETEVIEKLQSFKSSKGLLAKGEIFSETIDEHFNEFRLVYNVLYNAKDFDIFYKVACWARQNVNCGIFINAIYLAIMTRKDTEKLSIPAPYELIPNYFIRKDFIIQAASLISEKDISLSDNIREDGNTFIVDANYTDYESSEEAALSYFHEDVGLNSYFYLTTLKNLPWVDTEFQRNVRYGEYIYHFMKQLIIRYDLERYSNDLYETDGINWDDMEVTRYDPMLMYSNGNDFTSRQGISSQDVITSLKDIENNIATTVTHLGKYLQRDGGFNKAAILRHVMDIMLFNDNSYINLAIKTMTNDISTKSSLSALNHCMTKLRDPIFWRIIKKMVDIVSNSLKVLPGYTKNQLYFPGVQIMNVDVKKAMTSFDPYVFDVTDALKYGDQDLNFQIKINQGRLNHKPFAIKVNVSSLVVQKGIMKLYLGPKVTLGEIRENKNLFMLLDSFEINLKRGSNLITRTSDEINNISDDFVPLRTVHKNVIDSEFGIDALPLNSVRSQIGFPSRLILPKGSSDGLPFQLFAFVAPYIKATPGGSKANIQLNYDAIFSPGYPFDLDIDIQELFNLPNTLLKDITITHKTESKPGTYGSGYNREKKWDMVDDNIMDYDIPSDPLALGVRPEFTKKKDTFDYKSRKGQYGKKDKYTIDKSDPITKVPEDTVEFTKDIEFNKVYTKNEKNSDNVPYKVISKKDENMAIDKIITKDFKTEDKEETSIDTTELDKTIYEIVNDLKVEPIYLLASPRRRYPTLFNIILKPPYKETESDERVYE; this comes from the exons ATGAAGttgttaacaataatattgttgGCAGGCCTCTGTGCCAGCACCTTCGGATATCTAATAAAGGTGCCAACAACACCTACAAAACCACGAATTg CGCCTATAGGATGGGTTAACATCCAAAAACGAATGCTTCCATTATTTGATAACATCTGTGAAGACAGCTCAGATCCAACTATTGTTAAACTGAGCAACGAGTTTGCATTTGACGCTGCTGActttttg GAAACGGAGGTCATAGAAAAACTGCAGAGTTTTAAATCTAGCAAAGGTCTATTAGCTAAGGGAGAAATTTTTAGTGAGACAATTGATGAACATTTCAACGAATTCCGCCTAGTTTATAATGTTCTATATAACGCTAaagattttgatatattctaCAAAGTAGCATGTTGGGCTCGCCAAAATGTTAACTgtggaatatttattaacgcCATATACCTCGCAATTATGACCCGAAAAGATACAGAAAAACTTTCCATTCCCGCTCCATACGAATTGATTCCTAATTATTTCATAcgcaaagattttattatacaagcTGCGTCTCTTATTTCTGAAAAGGACATTTCATTAAGCGATAACATACGGGAAGATGGGAACACTTTTATTGTTGATGCAAATTATACGGATTATGAGAGTAGCGAGGAGGCAGCATTATCATACTTCCATGAAGACGTCGGTTTAAACTCTTACTTTTATCTAACAACATTAAAGAATTTGCCGTGGGTAGACACGGAATTCCAACGGAACGTACGATATGGCGAATACATATATCACTTCATGAAGCAACTTATTATAAGATATGATTTAGAAAGATATTCTAATGACTTATATGAAACTGATGGTATAAATTGGGATGATATGGAAGTCACCCGTTATGATCCTATGCTTATGTACTCAAACGGCAACGATTTTACCTCTAGACAGGGAATTAGTAGTCAAGATGTAATAACATCATTGAAAGATATAGAGAACAACATTGCTACTACTGTGACGCACttg ggGAAATATTTACAGAGAGACGGTGGTTTTAACAAAGCGGCAATTTTAAGACACGTAATGGATATAATGCTTTTTAATGAcaatagttatattaatttagctATTAAAACGATGACGAACGATATTTCAACTAAAAG ttccCTATCGGCTCTCAATCACTGCATGACTAAGTTACGTGATCCAATATTCTGGAGAATCATTAAGAAAATGGTTGATATTGTCAGCAATTCTTTGAAAGTACTACCGGGGTACACAAAGAATCAACTATATTTCCCTGGGGTACAAATTATGAATGTTGATGTTAAAAAAGCAATGACATCATTTGATCCATATGTGTTTGATGTAACGGACGCATTGAAATATGGCGATCAGGATCTAAActtccaaataaaaataaatcaaggaAGACTTAATCACAAGCCATTTGCAATAAAAGTTAATGTATCATCCTTGGTGGTTCAAAAAGGGATAATGAAGCTGTACTTAGGGCCAAAAGTAACACTGGGTGAAATTCgagaaaacaaaaatctatttatgttattagatagctttgaaataaatcttaaaagaggtagtaatttaattaccaGAACTTCTGACGAAATCAATAACATATCTGATGATTTTGTGCCTCTACGTACAGtgcataaaaatgtaatagatTCAGAATTTGGAATTGATGCATTGCCTCTGAATTCAGTCAGATCACAAATTGGATTCCCGTCGCGACTAATATTACCTAAAGGAAGCAGTGATGGTTTACCTTTTCAATTGTTTGCTTTTGTGGCTCCGTATATTAAAGCAACTCCAGGTGGATCCAAAGCgaatattcaattaaactaCGATGCTATATTTTCACCGGGATATCCATTTGATTTAGATATAGACATCCaagaattgtttaatttacccaatactttattaaaagatataaCAATTACTCACAAGACTGAAAGTAAGCCTGGTACTTATGGCAGTGGATATAACCGTGAAAAGAAATGGGATATGGTTGATGACAATATAATGGATTATGATATCCCAAGTGATCCTTTAGCTTTAGGAGTGCGTCCAGagtttactaaaaaaaaagatacttTTGATTACAAATCACGTAAAGGTCAGTACGGTAAAAAAGATAAGTACACAATCGATAAAAGTGATCCAATTACCAAGGTTCCCGAGGATACCGTTGAATTCACAAAAGACATAGAATTCAATAAAGTGTACaccaaaaatgaaaaaaacagTGACAATGTCCCATACAAGGTGATATCTAAAAAAGATGAAAATATGgcaattgataaaataataacaaaggaTTTTAAGACTGAAGACAAGGAAGAAACTTCAATAGATACTACTGAATTGGATAAAACAATATACGAAATTGTAAATGACTTAAAGGTGGaaccaatttatttattagcgtCACCCAGAAGGCGTTACCCCacactatttaatattatcttaaaaccaCCTTATAAAGAAACTGAATCTGACGAAAGAGTTTACGAATaa